The following coding sequences are from one Paenibacillus stellifer window:
- a CDS encoding IS110 family transposase, which produces MKLFVGIDVSSQELEACFMNADGDNFESFTVPNNLHGASHLRDRIVVAADKLAVSEIHIGLEATSVYSWHPAMYFHQDPALRERKTKVFTLNPKLICKFREAYADMDKTDRLDAWVIADRLRFGRLTTTLVMQEQYIALQRLTRMRFHLVHNLAREKQYFLQNLFYKCNAFTTEVDSSVFGHALMEMLSEKFSLDDIAEMNVTDLADYLRDKGRNRFPDPERVARCIQQAARASYRLSKVVEDSIDLVLGTSIESIRSIQKQLKDLDKAIERILDGIPGAQCLLSVPGIGKVYAAGLLGELGDIERFKDQAAVAKYAGLTWRKHQSGAFEAEHTARIKSGNRFLRYYLVEAANSVRLRDEEFGEYYRKKYNEVPRNQHKRALVLTARKLVRLVDVLLRNGQLYTPRRKVNSAKN; this is translated from the coding sequence TTGAAGCTTTTTGTCGGAATTGACGTGAGCTCCCAAGAGCTCGAAGCGTGTTTCATGAACGCGGACGGCGACAACTTCGAATCGTTCACCGTCCCGAATAACCTTCACGGCGCTTCTCACCTTCGCGATCGTATCGTGGTCGCAGCGGACAAGCTTGCCGTATCTGAGATTCACATCGGCCTTGAGGCCACTTCCGTCTACAGCTGGCACCCGGCCATGTATTTCCACCAGGACCCGGCACTTCGTGAGCGCAAGACCAAGGTGTTTACGCTGAACCCCAAGCTCATCTGCAAGTTCCGCGAAGCTTACGCCGACATGGACAAGACCGACCGTCTGGATGCCTGGGTCATTGCGGATCGCCTTCGCTTCGGCCGCCTGACGACCACCCTCGTCATGCAGGAGCAGTATATCGCGCTCCAGCGCCTTACGCGCATGCGTTTCCACTTGGTGCACAACCTCGCCCGGGAGAAGCAATACTTCTTGCAGAACCTGTTCTACAAGTGCAATGCCTTCACCACCGAAGTGGACAGTTCAGTATTCGGCCACGCCCTCATGGAAATGCTCTCGGAGAAGTTCAGCCTCGATGACATTGCCGAGATGAATGTTACCGACCTGGCTGACTATCTGCGGGACAAGGGGCGGAATCGCTTCCCCGACCCTGAACGTGTGGCTCGCTGCATCCAGCAAGCCGCCCGCGCCTCCTACCGGTTGTCGAAGGTCGTGGAAGATTCCATTGACCTTGTGCTCGGCACGTCCATCGAGTCCATCCGCAGCATCCAGAAGCAACTCAAGGATCTGGACAAGGCCATTGAACGCATTCTGGACGGCATCCCGGGCGCGCAGTGCCTCCTGTCGGTGCCCGGCATCGGCAAGGTCTACGCCGCCGGCCTGCTCGGTGAACTCGGCGACATCGAACGGTTCAAGGATCAGGCCGCCGTGGCCAAGTATGCCGGCCTTACATGGCGAAAGCATCAGTCCGGCGCCTTCGAAGCCGAACACACCGCGCGCATCAAATCCGGCAATCGATTCCTGCGCTACTACCTGGTTGAAGCTGCCAACTCCGTTCGATTGCGCGATGAGGAATTCGGTGAGTACTACCGGAAGAAATATAACGAAGTGCCCAGAAATCAACACAAACGCGCCCTCGTCTTAACGGCAAGAAAACTCGTGCGTCTGGTCGATGTGCTGCTACGCAACGGCCAACTCTATACGCCTCGAAGGAAGGTGAATAGCGCGAAGAATTAA
- a CDS encoding MarR family winged helix-turn-helix transcriptional regulator: MIQSYERDTQLTLHLYRVFAKSFKSINEHAVIGSKIEGFNPTAFAVMEVLYYKGPQPIQQIGAKLLLQSGNVTYVIDKLEERGYLQRKPCASDRRVIFAELTAEGEQLMNDMYPKYSERIHLAFSGLNDEEKEQMITLLKKMGLQAEKLSPLPRK; encoded by the coding sequence ATGATACAATCCTATGAACGCGATACTCAGCTGACGCTGCATTTGTATCGGGTGTTCGCCAAATCTTTCAAGAGCATCAATGAACATGCCGTCATTGGAAGCAAGATTGAGGGGTTCAATCCTACGGCCTTTGCTGTAATGGAAGTGCTCTATTATAAAGGGCCGCAGCCGATTCAGCAGATCGGCGCCAAGCTGCTGCTCCAGAGCGGCAACGTGACGTACGTGATCGACAAGCTGGAGGAGCGCGGCTACCTGCAGCGCAAGCCCTGCGCCAGCGACCGCCGCGTGATCTTTGCGGAGCTTACGGCGGAAGGCGAACAGCTGATGAACGATATGTATCCGAAGTATTCGGAGCGCATTCATCTTGCTTTCAGCGGCTTGAATGACGAGGAGAAGGAGCAGATGATCACGCTGCTGAAGAAGATGGGCCTTCAGGCCGAGAAGCTGTCCCCGCTTCCCCGGAAATAA